One genomic window of Glycine soja cultivar W05 chromosome 9, ASM419377v2, whole genome shotgun sequence includes the following:
- the LOC114425737 gene encoding homeobox-leucine zipper protein ROC3-like, giving the protein MYGDCQVMSSMGGNVVVNPDTLFSSSIQNSSFNFIPTMPFQPFPSMKEEDGILRGKEEIESGSGSEQLVEDKSGNEQESHEQPTKKKRYHRHTARQIQEMEALFKECPHPDDKQRLKLSHELGLKPRQVKFWFQNRRTQMKAQQDRADNVILRAENESLKSENYRLQAALRNVICPNCGGPCIMGADMGLDEHQVRIENARLREELERVCCLTTRYTGRPIQTMATGPTLMAPSLDLDMSIYPRHFADTIAPCTEMIPVPMLPPEASPFSEGGILMEEEKSLTLELAASSMAELVKMCQTNEPLWIRSTESEREVLNFEEHARMFAWPQNLKHRSELRTEASRDTSVVIMNSVTLVDAFLDAQKWMELFPTIVSRAKTVQIISSGASGLASGTLQLMYAEFQVLSPLVSTRETHFLRYCQQNAEEGTWAIVDFPVDSFHQNFHPSYPRYCRRSSGCVIQDMPNGYSRVTWVEHAKVEEKPVHQIFCNYVYSGMAFGAQRWLGVLQRQCERVASLMARNISDLGAIPSPEARKNLMKLAQRMIKTFSLNMSTSGGQSWTAISDSPEDTVRITTRKITEPGQPNGVILSAVSTTWLPYSHTKVFDLLRDERRRSQMDALSNGNSLNEVAHIANGSHPGNCISLLRINVASNSSQNVELMLQENCTDQSGSIVVYTTIDVDSIQLAMSGEDPSCIALLPQGFKIVPMSSPPNNVDTPIIDAATNSSSEPPPSLNNNNSGGCLLTMGLQVLASTIPSAKLNLSSVTAINNHLCNTLHQIEAALSSSSSHENGNGSFLCTEPTKQ; this is encoded by the exons ATGTATGGGGATTGCCAAGTTATGTCAAGTATGGGAGGGAACGTAGTAGTAAACCCAGACACCCTCTTCTCTTCCTCGATCCAGAACTCTAGCTTCAACTTCATCCCCACCATGCCCTTTCAACCTTTTCCTTCCAtg AAAGAAGAAGATGGGATCTTGCGAGGGAAGGAAGAGATTGAGAGTGGATCAGGGAGTGAACAATTAGTTGAAGACAAGTCAGGGAATGAACAAGAGAGTCATGAACAACCCACAAAGAAGAAACGTTATCACAGGCACACTGCTCGCCAGATCCAAGAAATGGAAGC TTTGTTCAAGGAATGTCCACACCCGGATGATAAGCAGAGACTGAAACTGAGCCATGAATTGGGTCTTAAACCGCGCCAGGTCAAGTTCTGGTTCCAGAACCGTCGAACCCAGATGAAG GCACAACAAGACCGTGCAGATAATGTGATACTTAGAGCTGAGAATGAGTCTCTTAAGAGTGAGAATTATCGGTTACAAGCTGCACTGCGTAACGTAATTTGTCCCAACTGTGGTGGCCCATGCATAATGGGTGCTGATATGGGCTTGGATGAACACCAAGTTCGCATTGAAAATGCCCGTTTAAGAGAAGAG TTAGAACGCGTGTGTTGTCTCACAACAAGATACACTGGGCGTCCAATACAAACAATGGCAACAGGTCCTACTCTAATGGCCCCTTCATTGGATTTGGACATGAGCATATACCCAAGGCACTTTGCGGATACCATTGCTCCTTGCACTGAAATGATTCCTGTGCCAATGTTGCCTCCCGAAGCTTCACCTTTTTCTGAGGGTGGTATCCTAATGGAAGAAGAGAAGTCTCTGACCTTGGAGCTTGCCGCTTCCTCCATGGCTGAACTTGTGAAGATGTGTCAGACAAACGAGCCACTTTGGATTCGAAGCACTGAGAGTGAAAGGGAAGTGCTCAATTTTGAAGAGCATGCAAGGATGTTTGCTTGGCCTCAGAATCTCAAGCATCGAAGTGAGCTAAGGACTGAAGCTAGCCGTGACACTTCTGTGGTTATAATGAATAGTGTAACTCTTGTTGATGCTTTCCTTGATGCT caaAAATGGATGGAATTGTTTCCTACAATcgtttcaagagcaaaaactgtCCAAATCATATCTTCTGGTGCTTCCGGTCTTGCAAGCGGGACTCTTCAGCTG ATGTACGCAGAATTCCAAGTTCTTTCTCCTTTGGTGTCCACTCGTGAGACTCATTTTCTTCGGTATTGTCAACAAAATGCTGAGGAGGGAACCTGGGCCATTGTTGATTTTCCTGTTGATAGCTTTCACCAAAATTTTCACCCTTCTTATCCTAGATACTGCAGGAGGTCCTCTGGCTGCGTGATTCAAGATATGCCAAATGGGTATTCAAGG GTAACATGGGTTGAGCATGCAAAAGTAGAAGAGAAGCCTGTGCATCAGATATTCTGCAACTATGTGTACAGTGGAATGGCATTTGGAGCACAGCGTTGGTTAGGAGTTTTGCAGAGACAATGTGAGAGGGTCGCAAGCCTCATGGCCAGAAACATATCAGATCTTGGAG CGATACCTTCGCCAGAAGCGCGAAAGAACTTGATGAAGCTAGCTCAAAGAATGATAAAAACGTTTAGCCTTAACATGAGTACCTCTGGTGGTCAATCATGGACAGCCATATCAGATTCCCCTGAAGACACTGTTAGAATCACAACTAGGAAAATCACAGAGCCTGGACAACCTAATGGCGTGATTCTAAGTGCAGTTTCAACTACTTGGTTGCCCTATTCTCACACCAAGGTCTTTGATCTCCTCAGGGATGAACGCCGCAGATCTCAG aTGGATGCTCTTTCCAATGGGAACTCATTGAATGAAGTGGCTCATATTGCAAATGGCTCACATCCAGGAAACTGCATTTCTCTTCTTCGCATAAAT GTAGCGAGCAACTCATCCCAGAACGTAGAGCTAATGCTGCAAGAGAATTGCACCGACCAATCTGGAAGCATAGTAGTGTACACAACCATCGACGTGGATTCGATCCAGCTAGCCATGAGTGGTGAGGACCCTTCTTGCATTGCACTTCTTCCCCAAGGCTTCAAGATAGTGCCAATGTCATCACCACCCAACAACGTTGACACACCCATCATCGATGCCGCAACAAACTCATCATCAGAGCCTCCTCCAtctctcaacaacaacaactcagGTGGTTGCCTCCTGACAATGGGGCTGCAGGTTCTCGCGAGCACGATCCCTTCTGCAAAGCTCAACCTCTCGAGCGTCACCGCTATCAACAATCACCTTTGCAACACCTTGCACCAGATTGAAGCTGCTCTTTCTTCTTCTAGCTCCCATGAGAATGGCAATGGCTCTTTCCTTTGCACTGAACCCACCAagcagtga
- the LOC114425910 gene encoding uncharacterized protein LOC114425910 yields the protein MGKEGDLWDDSVLINAFDQAISTYNKMHSSGKHKDAASVQEEAKTLIGENGSNFDTTRGADTNIPATDALDSGETGNLSKLEENHHTESQVDHLDSTSGQDIQNAQNGYAYAQAVDGYNQLVVQYYELEEKRLKILEQLNQYGGWNYQNVAADSNSGVPYSNSQDYSATAYQVSDPNAVCTCCPCYSQCLPAPCTSVPGCSLGGSSVSKPCSNLSVEMDRKMSFPCEDGKIHKMAMGAAEKALSTIRTTISGDFNVNEGKERNNSELEEINGSGTDLAAVLNAWYSAGFFTGKYLAEQSIQNKRQS from the exons ATGGGGAAGGAAGGAGATCTATGGGACGATTCAGTACTCATCAATGCCTTCGACCAAGCTATTTCTACTTACAAC aAAATGCATAGCAGCGGCAAACACAAAGACGCCGCCTCGGTTCAAGAGGAGGCGAAGACACTGATCGGAGAAAATGGCTCCAATTTTGACACTACAAG GGGTGCTGATACGAATATTCCAGCTACTGATGCGCTTGATTCAGGTGAGACTGGTAATTTGTCGAAGTTGGAAGAAAATCATCACACAGAGTCACAGGTGGATCATCTGGATTCAACAAGTGGTCAAGACATCCAGAATGCACAGAACGGTTATGCATATGCTCAAGCTGTAGATGGTTATAATCAATTAGTTGTGCAGTACTATGAACTTGAGGAGAAAAGGTTGAAGATTTTGGAGCAACTTAATCAATATGGTGGTTGGAATTACCAAAATGTGGCCGCTGATTCTAACTCTGGTGTACCATATTCCAATTCTCAAGATTATTCAGCGACTGCATACCAAGTTTCTGATCCAAATGCTGTCTGTACATGTTGCCCGTGTTACAGTCAATGTCTGCCGGCTCCATGCACGTCAGTTCCTGGTTGTTCTTTGGGTGGATCATCTGTTAGCAAGCCGTGTAGCAATCTTTCTGTGGAAATGGATCGTAAAATGTCATTTCCTTGTGAAGATGGTAAAATCCACAAAATGGCAATGGGAGCTGCAGAGAAGGCACTATCTACTATTAGAACAACCATATCTGGTGATTTTAATGTGAATGAAG GGAAAGAGAGAAACAATTCTGAACTTGAAGAAATTAATGGCTCAGGAACAGATCTTGCTGCTGTTTTGAATGCTTGGTATTCTGCTGGCTTCTTTACTGGAAA GTATCTTGCTGAACAAtccattcaaaacaaaagacagAGTTGA
- the LOC114425170 gene encoding uncharacterized protein At1g32220, chloroplastic-like isoform X1, which produces MASFLSSLPAVSARPIPTSAFPLRKPLFQTPPTLHFKNHRFAVSCSYAEAGVNADSSSNTIDVVADVRSERIVVLGGNGFVGSAICKAAVSRGIEVISLSRSGRPTYSDAWVDQVTWISGDVFYVNWDEVLVGATAVVSTLGGFGSEEQMKRINGEANVVAVNAAKEYGIPKFILISVHDYNLPSFLLSSGYFTGKRKAESEVLSKYPNSGIVLRPAFIYGKRRVNGYELPLDLVGEPAEKILRAIENFTKPLSSLPASDLLLAPPVSVDDVALAVINGVTDDDFFGVFTIDQIKDAANKVRV; this is translated from the exons ATGGCGTCGTTTTTGTCTTCTCTCCCTGCCGTTTCCGCTCGTCCCATCCCCACTAGTGCCTTCCCTCTCAGAAAACCTCTCTTTCAAACTCCACCCACCTTGCATTTCAAAAATCATAG GTTTGCCGTTAGCTGCAGTTACGCAGAAGCAGGTGTCAACGCTGATTCTAGCTCTAACACCATAGATGTTGTGGCTGATGTTAGAAGTGAACGG ATTGTAGTCTTGGGAGGAAATGGCTTTGTTGGTTCTGCCATATGCAAGGCAGCAGTGTCCAGGGGCATAGAAGTAATAAGCCTAAGCAG GTCAGGGCGACCTACTTATTCGGATGCTTGGGTAGACCAAGTTACTTGGATTTCAG GAGATGTTTTCTATGTAAACTGGGATGAAGTACTTGTTGGAGCTACCGCAGTTGTTTCAACACTTGGAGGTTTTGGTAGTGAGGAACAGATGAAAAGAATTAATGGCGAGGCTAATGTTGTGGCTGTGAATGCTGCAAAGGAATACG GAATTCCCAAATTCATCCTGATCTCTGTTCATGATTATAACTTACCATCATTTTTACTTTCATCTGGGTACTTTACGGGAAAGAGGAAAGCAGAATCCGAGGTTCTCTCCAAATACCCCAATTCAG GTATTGTCTTAAGACCTGCTTTCATATATGGGAAGAGGAGAGTGAATGGTTATGAGCTTCCTTTGGATTTGGTAGGGGAGCCAGCAGAAAAAATTCTACGAGCAATAGAGAACTTCACCAAACCTTTAAGTTCTCTTCCTGCATCTGATTTACTCTTAGCTCCACCTGTTAGTGTTGACGATGTTGCGCTGGCTGTTATCAATGGTGTCACAGATGATGACTTCTTTGGTGTTTTTACAATTGACCAGATCAAGGACGCTGCCAATAAAGTACGGGTATGA
- the LOC114425170 gene encoding uncharacterized protein At1g32220, chloroplastic-like isoform X2: MASFLSSLPAVSARPIPTSAFPLRKPLFQTPPTLHFKNHRFAVSCSYAEAGVNADSSSNTIDVVADVRSERIVVLGGNGFVGSAICKAAVSRGIEVISLSRSGRPTYSDAWVDQVTWISGDVFYVNWDEVLVGATAVVSTLGGFGSEEQMKRINGEANVVAVNAAKEYGIPKFILISVHDYNLPSFLLSSGYFTGKRKAESEVLSKYPNSASPLQVIQFVEKFKTSKATARLGSSNRFCGRCLSFV; encoded by the exons ATGGCGTCGTTTTTGTCTTCTCTCCCTGCCGTTTCCGCTCGTCCCATCCCCACTAGTGCCTTCCCTCTCAGAAAACCTCTCTTTCAAACTCCACCCACCTTGCATTTCAAAAATCATAG GTTTGCCGTTAGCTGCAGTTACGCAGAAGCAGGTGTCAACGCTGATTCTAGCTCTAACACCATAGATGTTGTGGCTGATGTTAGAAGTGAACGG ATTGTAGTCTTGGGAGGAAATGGCTTTGTTGGTTCTGCCATATGCAAGGCAGCAGTGTCCAGGGGCATAGAAGTAATAAGCCTAAGCAG GTCAGGGCGACCTACTTATTCGGATGCTTGGGTAGACCAAGTTACTTGGATTTCAG GAGATGTTTTCTATGTAAACTGGGATGAAGTACTTGTTGGAGCTACCGCAGTTGTTTCAACACTTGGAGGTTTTGGTAGTGAGGAACAGATGAAAAGAATTAATGGCGAGGCTAATGTTGTGGCTGTGAATGCTGCAAAGGAATACG GAATTCCCAAATTCATCCTGATCTCTGTTCATGATTATAACTTACCATCATTTTTACTTTCATCTGGGTACTTTACGGGAAAGAGGAAAGCAGAATCCGAGGTTCTCTCCAAATACCCCAATTCAG CATCACCTCTGCAAGTGATTCAATTTGTTGAAAAGTTTAAAACTAGTAAAGCTACAGCTCGTTTAGGATCCAGCAACAGATTTTGCGGAAGATGTTTATCATTCGTTTGA
- the LOC114425870 gene encoding dolichyl-diphosphooligosaccharide--protein glycosyltransferase subunit DAD1-like isoform X1, which translates to MGGSSSSSSSSSSSKDAQDLFRALWSAYASTPTNLKIIDLYVIYAVFTALIQVVYMAFVGSFPFNSFLSGVLSCVGTAVLAAQHGTYKPATYIGINLVLVFLIIVILLHFGPVCLRIQVNKDNKEFKDLAPERAFADFVLCNLVLHLVIMNFLG; encoded by the exons ATGGGTGGGTCTAGCAGTAGCAGTAGCAGTAGCAGTAGCAGCAAGGACGCCCAAGACCTTTTCCGCGCTCTTTGGTCTGCTTATGCTTCAACCCCAACAAATCTCAAG ATCATTGACCTCTACGTAATCTATGCCGTCTTCACCGCTCTCATCCAG GTTGTTTACATGGCTTTTGTGGGATCATTTCCATTTAACTCCTTCCTATCAGGAGTACTTTCTTGTGTAGGAACTGCTGTTCTTGCTG CGCAGCATGGGACTTATAAACCTGCTACGTACATAGGCATAAATCTTGTTCTTGTCTTTCTGATCATTGTTATCCTCCTTCATTTTGGACCAGTCTGTCTCAGGATCCAAGTGAATAAAGATAACAAGGAATTCAAg GATCTTGCACCTGAGCGTGCTTTTGCGGATTTTGTTCTCTGTAATTTGGTGCTTCATTTGGTGATCATGAACTTCCTTGGTTAA
- the LOC114425870 gene encoding dolichyl-diphosphooligosaccharide--protein glycosyltransferase subunit DAD1-like isoform X2 translates to MGGSSSSSSSSSSSKDAQDLFRALWSAYASTPTNLKIIDLYVIYAVFTALIQVVYMAFVGSFPFNSFLSGVLSCVGTAVLAVCLRIQVNKDNKEFKDLAPERAFADFVLCNLVLHLVIMNFLG, encoded by the exons ATGGGTGGGTCTAGCAGTAGCAGTAGCAGTAGCAGTAGCAGCAAGGACGCCCAAGACCTTTTCCGCGCTCTTTGGTCTGCTTATGCTTCAACCCCAACAAATCTCAAG ATCATTGACCTCTACGTAATCTATGCCGTCTTCACCGCTCTCATCCAG GTTGTTTACATGGCTTTTGTGGGATCATTTCCATTTAACTCCTTCCTATCAGGAGTACTTTCTTGTGTAGGAACTGCTGTTCTTGCTG TCTGTCTCAGGATCCAAGTGAATAAAGATAACAAGGAATTCAAg GATCTTGCACCTGAGCGTGCTTTTGCGGATTTTGTTCTCTGTAATTTGGTGCTTCATTTGGTGATCATGAACTTCCTTGGTTAA